In Peromyscus maniculatus bairdii isolate BWxNUB_F1_BW_parent chromosome 9, HU_Pman_BW_mat_3.1, whole genome shotgun sequence, one genomic interval encodes:
- the Spata13 gene encoding spermatogenesis-associated protein 13 isoform X3: MVARGEIARFWSLESLHMVSSDGGAESSALVDDNGSEEDFSYEELCQANPRYLQPGGEQLAINELISDGSVVCAEALWDHVTMDDQELGFKAGDVIQVLEASNKDWWWGRNEDKEAWFPASFVRLRVNQEELPESCRSSHGEEQDEDTSKARHKHPESQQQMRTNVIQEIMNTERVYIKHLKDICEGYIRQCRKHTGMFTVAQLATIFGNIEDIYKFQRKFLKDLEKQYNKEEPHLSEIGSCFLQHQEGFAIYSEYCNNHPGACVELSNLMKQSRYRHFFEACRLLQQMIDIALDGFLLTPVQKICKYPLQLAELLKYTTQEHSDYNNIKAAYEAMKNVACLINERKRKLESIDKIARWQVSIVGWEGLDILDRSSELIHSGELTKITRQGKSQQRIFFLFDHQLVSCKKDMLRRDMLYYKGRMDMDEVELVDVEDGRDKDWNLSMRNAFKLVSKTTDEVHLFCARKQEDKARWLQACADERQRVQEDQQMGMEIPENQKKLAMLNAQKAGHGKSKGYSSCPVAPPHQNLPPLHQRHITVPTSIPQQQVFALAEPKRKPSLFWHTFHKLTPFRK, encoded by the exons TCTCTTCAGATGGAGGTGCAGAATCTTCGGCCTTAGTGGATGACAATGGTAGTGAGGAAGACTTCAGCTATGAAGAACTCTGCCAAGCCAACCCTCGGTACCTGCAGCCAGGCGGGGAACAGCTGGCCATCAACGAG CTCATCAGTGATGGCAGCGTGGTCTGTGCAGAAGCACTGTGGGACCATGTGACCATGGATGACCAGGAACTGGGCTTCAAGGCTGGGGATGTCATCCAGGTCCTGGAAGCCTCTAACAAGGACTGGTGGTGGGGCCGGAATGAAGATAAAGAGGCCTGGTTCCCTGCAAGCTTTGTTAGG CTTCGAGTCAATCAGGAGGAGTTGCCGGAGAGCTGTCGCAGCTCCCATGGGGAAGAGCAGGATGAGGACACCAGCAAGGCCCGCCACAAGCACCCTGAGAGCCAGCAGCAGATGCGCACCAACGTCATCCAGGAGATCATGAACACTGAGCGCGTGTACATCAAGCACCTCAAGGACATCTGTGAG GGCTATATCCGACAGTGTCGTAAGCATACGGGAATGTTCACGGTTGCGCAGCTAGCCACTATTTTTGGAAACATTGAAGACATTTACAAATTCCAAAGAAAGTTTCTGAAAGACCTTGAGAAACAGTACAACAAAGAGGAACCTCACTTAAGTGAAATAGGATCCTGCTTTCTTCAGCAC CAAGAGGGCTTTGCCATCTACTCCGAGTACTGCAACAACCACCCAGGTGCATGTGTGGAGCTGTCCAACCTCATGAAGCAGAGCAGGTACCGGCACTTCTTTGAGGCCTGCCGCCTGCTCCAACAGATGATTGACATCGCCTTGGATGGCTTCCTCCTCACACCGGTGCAGAAGATCTGTAAATACCCGCTGCAGCTGGCCGAGCTGCTCAAGTACACCACCCAGGAGCACAG CGATTACAACAATATCAAGGCAGCTTATGAGGCCATGAAGAATGTGGCCTGCTTGATCAATGAACGCAAGCGCAAGCTGGAGAGCATTGACAAGATTGCCCGCTGGCAGGTGTCCATCGTAGGCTGGGAG GGCCTGGACATTCTAGACCGAAGCTCCGAGCTGATTCATTCGGGGGAGCTGACCAAAATCACCAGGCAGGGCAAGAGCCAGCAGCGGATCTTCTTCCTATTCGACCACCAGCTGGTGTCCTGTAAGAAGGACATGCTACGCAGGGACATGCTCTACTACAAGGGCCGCATGGACATGGACGAGGTGGAGCTCGTGGATGTGGAGGACGGGCGGGACAAGGACTGGAACCTCAGCATGCGCAACGCCTTCAAGTTGGTCAGCAAAACCACAGATGAGGTGCATCTGTTTTGTGCCAGAAAGCAAGAAGACAAGGCCAGGTGGCTGCAGGCCTGCGCAGACGAGAGGCAGCGGGTGCAGGAGGACCAGCAGATGG GAATGGAAATCccagaaaatcaaaagaaactCGCCATGTTGAATGCTCAGAAGGCTGGACATGGGAAATCTAAAG GCTACAGCAGCTGCCCTGTGGCCCCACCCCACCAGAACCTGCCACCCCTCCACCAGCGCCACATCACGGTGCCTACcagcatcccacagcagcaggtcTTTGCCTTGGCCGAGCCCAAGAGGAAGCCATCGCTCTTCTGGCACACCTTCCACAAACTCACCCCCTTCAGGAAGTGA